A single region of the Saprospiraceae bacterium genome encodes:
- the dnaN gene encoding DNA polymerase III subunit beta produces MKFSVSSSELLKQLQIVGGAIASNPVLPILEDFLFSINNNNLSISATDLETSISTEIEVMSDNDGEVAVPAKILLETLKALPQQPITFSINDENFGIEITSAYGKYRLAGEDGKDFPNIPEPDTVDTIAIQASALQQGISKTLFATSNDELRPAMTGVYFQIDFNKLILVATDAHKLVKYTFADISSEVSTSFIIPKKALNLLRSALPAGDEVSIAFNKANAFFSFGKTHLVCRLIDARYPDYNAVIPVDNPNTLTLQRVDFQNSLKRIAIYANKTTNQVILNIQDGSLTISAQDLDFSNEATEQLACTYEGDPLNIGFNAKFLVEMLGVLEAEEVKIELSNPTRAGILLPTEEKDGEEILMLVMPVMLSN; encoded by the coding sequence ATGAAATTTAGCGTTTCTTCTTCCGAATTGCTCAAGCAGCTGCAAATAGTAGGTGGTGCCATTGCTTCCAATCCCGTATTACCTATTTTGGAAGATTTCCTGTTTTCCATCAATAATAATAACCTTAGCATTTCCGCAACGGATTTGGAGACTTCGATCTCAACCGAGATTGAGGTCATGTCCGATAATGATGGTGAGGTAGCGGTTCCCGCAAAGATATTATTGGAAACCCTCAAAGCGCTTCCCCAACAACCTATTACTTTTTCGATCAATGATGAGAATTTCGGTATTGAAATTACATCTGCCTATGGAAAGTATCGTTTGGCAGGCGAGGATGGTAAAGATTTCCCTAATATTCCAGAACCAGACACGGTGGACACCATTGCGATTCAGGCTTCGGCACTCCAGCAAGGCATTTCCAAAACTTTGTTTGCCACCAGCAATGATGAACTTCGCCCTGCTATGACCGGCGTTTATTTTCAGATTGACTTTAATAAGCTCATTCTCGTTGCCACTGATGCACACAAACTAGTTAAGTATACTTTTGCCGATATTAGCAGTGAGGTTTCGACCTCCTTTATTATTCCTAAAAAGGCGCTCAATTTACTTCGGTCGGCATTGCCCGCCGGAGATGAAGTGAGTATTGCGTTCAATAAAGCCAATGCTTTTTTTTCCTTTGGTAAAACCCATTTGGTTTGCCGCTTAATCGATGCTCGTTATCCCGATTATAATGCGGTTATACCTGTAGATAATCCCAATACGCTTACTTTACAAAGGGTAGATTTTCAAAATTCCCTTAAGCGGATTGCCATTTATGCTAATAAAACGACCAATCAGGTTATTCTCAATATCCAGGATGGCAGTTTGACCATTTCTGCACAGGACCTCGATTTCTCGAATGAGGCCACTGAGCAGTTGGCTTGCACCTATGAAGGCGACCCGCTCAACATTGGTTTTAATGCCAAGTTTCTGGTAGAGATGTTGGGTGTTTTGGAGGCAGAGGAAGTGAAAATAGAATTATCTAATCCGACCCGAGCCGGTATCTTGTTGCCAACAGAGGAAAAGGATGGAGAAGAAATTTTAATGCTGGTCATGCCCGTCATGCTAAGCAATTAG